From Flavipsychrobacter sp., a single genomic window includes:
- a CDS encoding RNA polymerase sigma factor produces MAGNTDIIKKLGLDTRDTETDSVVFLIQNCIEGDLKAQRLLYEQYAPFLKGVIVRYISDTETVKDLLNDIFSKIFIKLDKYKPTGAFKAWIRTIAVNTIIDHVRKNMKHKDTHYIDYTEQDVYVPDDINGKIAYKELLQLIQDLPDTQKTVFNLFVFENLTHKEISTLLTITENNSRWYLSDARKRLKEKLERLMPK; encoded by the coding sequence TTGGCAGGAAACACTGATATTATTAAAAAATTGGGTTTAGACACTAGAGATACGGAAACAGACTCTGTAGTTTTCTTAATACAAAACTGTATTGAAGGTGACTTAAAAGCTCAACGACTGCTGTACGAGCAATACGCTCCTTTTTTAAAAGGGGTGATCGTAAGGTATATATCTGACACCGAGACCGTAAAAGACCTACTTAACGACATTTTCAGCAAAATATTCATCAAGCTAGATAAATATAAACCCACCGGTGCCTTCAAAGCATGGATACGTACCATAGCTGTGAATACGATCATTGATCATGTTCGTAAAAACATGAAGCATAAGGATACACATTATATAGACTACACAGAACAGGATGTATACGTACCTGATGACATCAACGGCAAAATTGCATATAAAGAGCTATTGCAACTAATACAGGACTTGCCCGATACTCAAAAAACAGTTTTTAATTTATTTGTATTTGAAAACCTAACACATAAAGAAATATCTACGTTACTTACTATAACCGAGAATAATAGTAGGTGGTACTTAAGTGATGCAAGGAAAAGACTTAAAGAAAAACTTGAAAGGCTAATGCCTAAATAA
- the recA gene encoding recombinase RecA, which yields MAADDKMKVLKLALDKIEKDYGKGSVMMLGDKQQVNIETISTGSLGLDVALGVGGFPRGRIIEIYGPESSGKTTIAIHTIAEAQKKGGICAIIDAEHAFDASYARKLGVDVDNLIVSQPDYGEQALEIADRLISSGALDVVVVDSVAALVPKGELEGEMGDSKMGLQARLMSQALRKLTATINRTGCCCIFINQLREKIGVMFGNPETTTGGNALKFYSSVRLDIRRIAQIKDGDIASGNRTRVKVVKNKVAPPFRIVEFDIIYGNGISKVGEIIDMGVDLGILNKSGSWFSYGDSKIGQGREAVKTFLKDNPEVMEEVEAKIREQLQPAEEIDTKVKAEA from the coding sequence ATGGCAGCAGATGACAAAATGAAAGTATTAAAGCTCGCTCTAGACAAGATCGAGAAGGATTATGGCAAAGGCTCGGTTATGATGCTGGGCGATAAGCAACAGGTAAATATTGAGACAATTAGCACAGGGTCATTAGGGTTGGATGTGGCCTTAGGTGTAGGCGGCTTCCCTAGAGGGCGTATCATAGAGATATATGGACCGGAATCTTCAGGTAAAACAACCATAGCTATACATACCATAGCCGAAGCGCAGAAGAAAGGCGGTATTTGTGCTATTATAGATGCAGAACACGCTTTTGATGCCAGCTATGCACGAAAACTAGGCGTAGATGTAGATAATCTTATCGTATCTCAACCAGACTATGGAGAGCAGGCATTGGAGATCGCAGACCGTCTAATCTCTTCAGGAGCACTAGATGTGGTTGTGGTAGACTCTGTAGCAGCACTAGTACCTAAAGGCGAGTTGGAAGGCGAAATGGGCGACAGCAAAATGGGCTTGCAAGCAAGACTAATGAGCCAGGCGCTACGTAAGCTTACTGCCACTATCAACCGTACAGGCTGTTGCTGTATCTTCATCAACCAACTTCGTGAAAAAATTGGTGTCATGTTCGGTAATCCAGAAACAACTACCGGAGGTAATGCCCTGAAGTTCTACTCTTCAGTACGTTTAGACATCCGCAGAATAGCACAGATTAAAGATGGTGACATTGCCAGCGGTAACCGCACAAGAGTAAAAGTGGTGAAAAATAAAGTAGCTCCTCCATTCCGCATCGTAGAGTTTGATATTATCTATGGTAATGGTATTAGCAAAGTGGGCGAAATTATTGACATGGGTGTAGATCTAGGCATCTTAAACAAGAGCGGTTCTTGGTTTAGCTACGGAGATAGCAAGATAGGACAAGGTCGTGAAGCAGTAAAAACCTTCTTGAAAGACAACCCTGAGGTAATGGAAGAAGTAGAAGCTAAAATACGTGAGCAGCTACAACCTGCCGAGGAAATAGACACAAAAGTAAAGGCCGAAGCATAG
- a CDS encoding toll/interleukin-1 receptor domain-containing protein, producing MEKKNYNEEFLELLKKNNNSNSYSNRQLNNNGTKITISGITIEEHIIIDKSIGDIEFTACTFKDVKFHNCGLSETSFTICNFYNCAFYTSYFEYVNFTSCYIINTRIDSCQFDKCTFSDTIITESYKFSNSELNRIYNAINFTSFNECNYYQTSIIDAEIFNTNFVGINKEVLPVLTELTIRRTRLTKNVFSDIDLTDSVLTECEIINTSFINTLLTQKTLNNIKQTENSSCFIDLQTILKSDINEETFKLFGVHGFDPKGYIKDLVTEMKFQSVFISYSFEDKEFARALSHILMTRGIKSFFWERDAPGGRRLKKIMYENIHSHDRLLFIASKNSLKSEACHYELNEAREKQNKEWKDIYFPIHIDSYLFEVHKEDIPRKHRDAFWENIEEVKEFNSKDFSSFKTKEDYKSKEFEEAVVQLIKDLKL from the coding sequence ATGGAAAAGAAGAATTATAATGAGGAGTTTTTAGAATTATTGAAAAAAAATAATAACAGTAATTCTTATTCAAATAGGCAACTAAATAACAATGGAACAAAAATAACGATAAGTGGGATTACAATAGAAGAGCATATTATTATAGATAAATCAATTGGTGATATAGAATTTACAGCTTGTACATTTAAAGATGTGAAATTTCATAATTGTGGTCTAAGCGAAACAAGCTTTACCATATGTAATTTTTATAATTGTGCTTTTTATACATCATACTTTGAATATGTAAACTTTACATCATGTTATATAATTAATACAAGAATTGATAGTTGTCAATTTGATAAATGTACATTCTCTGACACAATTATCACTGAAAGTTATAAATTCAGTAATTCAGAACTTAACAGAATTTATAATGCTATTAATTTTACCAGTTTTAACGAGTGTAACTATTATCAGACTTCAATAATAGATGCTGAAATATTTAACACAAATTTTGTTGGTATTAATAAAGAAGTCCTTCCCGTATTAACAGAATTAACAATTAGAAGGACAAGATTAACTAAAAATGTATTCTCAGATATAGACCTAACAGATTCTGTACTTACTGAATGTGAAATAATAAACACATCATTTATAAATACATTATTAACTCAAAAAACATTAAATAATATAAAACAAACAGAGAATAGTAGTTGCTTCATTGATTTACAAACCATACTTAAAAGCGACATCAACGAAGAAACGTTTAAACTATTCGGCGTACATGGGTTTGACCCAAAAGGTTATATAAAAGACTTAGTAACAGAAATGAAGTTTCAATCAGTATTTATCTCCTATAGCTTTGAAGACAAAGAATTTGCCAGAGCATTGAGCCATATACTTATGACAAGAGGTATTAAGTCCTTCTTCTGGGAGCGTGATGCACCTGGAGGCAGAAGGCTTAAGAAGATAATGTATGAGAATATACATAGCCACGATAGGCTACTATTCATAGCTTCTAAGAACTCTCTTAAATCAGAAGCTTGCCACTACGAGCTCAACGAAGCCAGAGAGAAGCAGAATAAGGAATGGAAGGATATATACTTCCCTATACATATTGATAGCTACTTGTTTGAAGTACACAAAGAAGATATACCACGTAAACACAGAGATGCCTTTTGGGAGAATATAGAAGAGGTTAAGGAGTTTAACTCCAAAGACTTTAGCAGCTTCAAAACCAAAGAAGATTATAAGTCAAAAGAGTTTGAAGAAGCTGTAGTGCAACTAATAAAAGACCTAAAACTGTAA
- the rpsG gene encoding 30S ribosomal protein S7 — protein sequence MRKAQAKKLPLAPDPKFNDKQVTRFVNCLMQGGNKSIVLRSFYDALDKVEKMTGESGYETWKKALVNVTPAVEVRSRRIGGATFQIPAEVRPDRKISLSMKWLIRFSRERNGRTIADKLANEIVAASKGEGGAVKRKEDTHRMADANKAFSHFRI from the coding sequence ATGAGGAAGGCACAAGCTAAGAAATTACCTTTAGCACCAGATCCAAAATTTAACGACAAGCAAGTAACACGCTTTGTAAACTGCCTAATGCAAGGTGGTAACAAAAGCATCGTTCTTCGTTCTTTCTACGATGCATTAGACAAAGTAGAGAAAATGACTGGCGAGAGTGGATATGAGACTTGGAAGAAGGCGTTAGTAAACGTTACTCCAGCAGTTGAGGTACGTAGCCGTCGTATTGGTGGTGCTACATTCCAAATACCTGCAGAGGTTCGTCCTGACCGTAAAATATCTCTAAGCATGAAATGGTTGATCCGTTTCAGCCGTGAGCGTAATGGTCGTACGATTGCTGATAAATTAGCTAACGAGATCGTAGCAGCTAGTAAAGGTGAAGGTGGTGCAGTGAAGAGAAAAGAAGATACACACCGTATGGCAGACGCGAACAAAGCGTTCTCTCACTTCAGAATCTAA
- the rpsL gene encoding 30S ribosomal protein S12, whose amino-acid sequence MPTIQQLVRKGRKQIVTKSKSRALDACPQRRGVCTRVYTTTPKKPNSALRKVAKVRLTNKIEVIAYIPGEGHNLQEHSIVLIRGGRVKDLPGVRYHIVRGALDTAGVKDRKQSRSKYGTKRAK is encoded by the coding sequence ATGCCTACAATACAACAATTAGTACGTAAGGGTCGTAAACAAATCGTTACAAAGTCTAAGTCCCGTGCTTTGGACGCATGTCCACAACGTCGTGGTGTATGTACTCGTGTATACACAACCACTCCGAAGAAACCGAACTCAGCACTACGTAAAGTGGCTAAGGTTCGTTTAACTAACAAGATCGAGGTTATCGCATATATTCCGGGTGAGGGTCACAACTTACAAGAGCACTCTATCGTTTTGATACGTGGTGGTCGTGTTAAAGACTTACCAGGTGTACGTTATCACATCGTTCGTGGTGCTTTAGATACTGCGGGTGTGAAAGATCGTAAACAAAGCCGTTCTAAATACGGTACTAAGAGAGCAAAATAA
- a CDS encoding T9SS type A sorting domain-containing protein produces MRKVLLFSLLAICSSLSEQCYGQTIFSTNFNSSLPAGWTIDASAGATWAHNGSLGTGGSGCAMVDQSSSSGGTKGKLITTSFNLTTVPKPTLSFKVASIRNNFMSPNLYIYYSVAGGAWQKLSSWGEWNTDNIINTTGPCFPNNNGCVEWQDVVFDLAKVAGNTNIRFAFEADCLNGGWLLLDDLWIHDKKIYALPYTQDFEGNAFFPQDWDRTGTDKNTDWQRSVAVGAFNSTSSAFFDNFSLNVSGSFYGLSTVWLNLSTAAKPTLAFEYAYTQRAGKPSDELRISYQVGNNGTWIVLDSFKENKLRTAPNKSVAFVPTNREWLTKTIDISSLSSNQEIRFALECKSQNGNILYIDNVRFFDDTATTTVATIENASQYRLYPNPAQNSIYIDMQNDKGVSAYVYDITGRQMSSVTYERTGQRLEVNTTSLSSGAYYIYIEQEGVVATKQFFINK; encoded by the coding sequence ATGCGCAAAGTATTACTATTCAGCTTATTAGCTATATGTTCTTCCTTGAGTGAGCAGTGTTACGGGCAAACTATTTTTTCAACCAATTTTAATAGCTCACTTCCCGCGGGGTGGACGATTGATGCTTCGGCAGGGGCTACATGGGCACACAATGGGAGTTTAGGCACTGGTGGCTCAGGCTGTGCTATGGTAGATCAATCTAGTTCCTCTGGCGGTACCAAGGGTAAGTTGATAACGACAAGTTTTAATCTCACTACCGTTCCCAAGCCTACATTATCTTTTAAGGTTGCTTCTATTCGTAACAACTTTATGTCGCCCAATCTATATATATATTATTCAGTAGCCGGTGGCGCTTGGCAGAAACTATCCTCTTGGGGCGAGTGGAATACGGATAATATCATTAACACTACGGGGCCTTGCTTCCCCAATAATAATGGCTGTGTGGAATGGCAAGATGTGGTTTTCGACCTGGCTAAGGTGGCAGGCAATACCAATATTCGCTTTGCTTTCGAGGCAGATTGTCTAAATGGAGGGTGGCTATTGCTGGACGATCTGTGGATACACGACAAGAAAATATATGCCTTGCCTTATACTCAAGACTTTGAAGGGAATGCCTTTTTTCCTCAAGACTGGGATAGAACAGGTACTGATAAGAATACCGATTGGCAAAGAAGTGTTGCTGTAGGGGCTTTTAATAGTACTTCAAGTGCTTTCTTTGATAATTTTTCCCTTAATGTATCTGGTAGTTTTTATGGGTTGAGTACAGTTTGGCTCAACTTGTCTACCGCCGCTAAGCCTACGCTTGCTTTTGAGTATGCCTACACCCAGCGTGCTGGTAAGCCTTCGGATGAGCTACGTATCTCGTACCAGGTTGGTAATAATGGTACTTGGATAGTGCTGGATAGTTTCAAAGAAAACAAATTAAGAACGGCTCCCAATAAATCGGTAGCCTTTGTGCCTACTAATAGAGAATGGCTAACCAAGACTATAGATATCTCATCTTTAAGTAGTAATCAAGAAATAAGGTTTGCGCTGGAGTGCAAATCTCAAAACGGTAATATATTATATATAGACAATGTTCGCTTTTTTGATGATACGGCTACTACAACAGTTGCTACAATAGAGAATGCTAGTCAGTATAGATTATATCCTAATCCCGCACAAAACAGCATATATATAGATATGCAGAATGATAAAGGGGTAAGTGCCTATGTATATGACATAACAGGCAGGCAGATGTCTAGTGTCACTTATGAGAGAACAGGGCAGCGATTAGAGGTCAATACTACTTCTTTAAGTAGTGGTGCTTATTATATATATATAGAACAAGAAGGTGTTGTGGCTACTAAGCAGTTCTTTATTAATAAATAG
- a CDS encoding T9SS type A sorting domain-containing protein — translation MKKIIYITLVATLNIVVATAQTIFVEDFDTALPSSWTIDATHGVEWKHSDSLGANNTGCAYVDKDDTFGLDSGSIETVAIDLTKINKPVLSFKVATVRKNFAVPQLHLHYNIGNGWSRLNTWGLWGVDSIIASTEDFFPPLDKKNVKWEVATYDLSSLSGNSNIRFAFGAYVDNGGYLLLDSIRISDPSTLSIAQYEQDRAVVLYPNPAQDRVYITTGTAGSAAIYVYDITGRQMSSVTYKWTGKQLEVNTTTLSNGTYYIHIVQAGSSEAQKLVISR, via the coding sequence ATGAAAAAGATAATATATATAACACTTGTTGCAACGCTTAATATTGTGGTAGCTACAGCGCAAACCATATTTGTAGAGGACTTTGACACAGCATTGCCTAGTAGCTGGACCATAGATGCTACACATGGTGTGGAATGGAAGCACAGTGATAGCTTGGGGGCTAATAACACGGGTTGTGCTTATGTGGATAAGGATGATACTTTTGGTTTGGATAGCGGTTCTATAGAGACCGTAGCTATTGATTTGACAAAGATCAACAAACCTGTACTGTCCTTTAAAGTAGCTACAGTACGTAAAAACTTTGCTGTGCCACAGTTGCATTTGCATTACAATATTGGTAATGGGTGGAGTAGACTTAACACTTGGGGCTTATGGGGGGTAGATAGCATTATAGCTAGTACTGAAGATTTTTTCCCGCCACTAGACAAAAAGAATGTCAAATGGGAAGTAGCAACTTATGACCTTAGCAGCCTATCAGGCAATAGCAATATAAGGTTTGCTTTCGGTGCTTACGTTGATAATGGTGGCTATTTACTGTTGGATAGTATACGTATCTCAGACCCATCTACCTTGTCTATTGCTCAATATGAACAGGATAGAGCGGTAGTTCTTTATCCCAATCCGGCTCAAGATAGGGTGTATATAACAACGGGGACTGCTGGAAGTGCTGCTATTTATGTATATGACATAACAGGCAGGCAAATGTCTAGTGTCACTTATAAGTGGACAGGGAAGCAACTGGAGGTAAATACAACAACCTTAAGCAATGGTACTTATTATATACATATAGTACAGGCAGGTAGTAGTGAAGCACAAAAACTTGTGATAAGCAGATAG
- the tmk gene encoding dTMP kinase, whose translation MAKKGKFFVFEGIDGSGKSTQIELLSQKLQDEGHKVYSTCEPTDGQIGKFIRSILKGENKTDEQTIAALFLADRLDHLHNEENGLLKKIEEGYIIICDRYYFSSYAYHSAHVPLDWVIKANSLPANLLKPDLNIFLDLAPEKSMERITKGREKLELFENLDRLTTTRKQFFHAFEVLKEEENVAVINADNPVDTIATEVWLAVQPLL comes from the coding sequence ATGGCAAAAAAGGGCAAATTCTTTGTATTCGAAGGGATAGACGGTAGCGGCAAAAGCACACAAATAGAACTATTATCTCAAAAACTACAAGACGAAGGACATAAGGTATATAGCACTTGTGAGCCTACCGATGGTCAAATTGGCAAGTTCATCCGTAGTATATTAAAAGGTGAAAATAAAACCGATGAGCAAACCATAGCTGCACTATTTCTTGCCGACAGGCTGGATCATCTACACAATGAGGAGAACGGCCTACTTAAAAAGATAGAAGAAGGCTATATCATCATCTGCGACAGGTATTATTTCAGCTCCTATGCTTATCATAGCGCACATGTACCGTTAGACTGGGTAATAAAAGCCAACTCTTTGCCTGCCAACCTTTTAAAGCCTGACCTAAACATATTTCTAGACCTAGCCCCTGAAAAAAGCATGGAACGCATCACTAAAGGGCGCGAAAAGCTGGAACTGTTTGAGAATCTGGATAGGCTAACCACTACACGTAAACAATTCTTTCATGCTTTTGAGGTATTGAAAGAAGAAGAAAATGTGGCGGTGATAAATGCAGACAATCCTGTAGACACAATAGCTACAGAGGTATGGCTTGCAGTACAACCATTACTATAA